ttttaaataaacttgagATAATATTGGGGTTTCAATGTTTAATGCAGTAAATACCATGCAACATAATGCATGGTATTTCCTGtccataaatatttgcaaataaatcaaaatacaattcTGTAGTATCGTGTAATCACTTATGCACTTactgcatataaaaaatatggcaaaaatttttctaccaaattttaaaaatttattaaatataacaagaaGCTTtctagcataaaattaaaagaactaaatcaatttaaatccaaagtttaaataatattttaagacttcTGTCATTAAAAAACCCATAATAATTTTGCgtaattaaaacaaagtaattaactatttattacatttctttaCAGGCAAGGTAATTTAATAGGTGATTAATTGATTGGCTTTGCTCTCTAAATTACACAACAATATCTCATTTTGGAAAGTTTAAGACAAAGGTTCAAAaccaactattttaaaaaagttttctttgccAGTAgagcagaaattttaaaatagtagaaaaaagtaagtaataaaaatagaaaaaataagtaagtgttagaaaaacatgttttggtgtttatttatgtgaattaataaaatagattagtCAAGTAGGTTATTTCATCCAATgctactaattattattattattatccatTAACCAATCAAGCATTGAGATTTGGAGACACAGAGAAGTAGTTACTGATTATATACAGACAAGAAGTTGAATtggtttataataaatttgtgataTATTATAGAACTAACTCAGAAAaagtttagaattaaattttgagataaCTATTAATGAAAGAGTAATACaatgtttttcaaacaatattttagaaaaaaaaaataatttacaaaccTGACTTTCAACAAGCATAGCCATATCCATGAACATATCATGTAACTCTCGAATACTGGTCTCCAATTTGATGATATCAGCATGCCTAGCTTCAATATCAGCAAGAGTTTGTTTAGCTTGCTGCGTCTCCATAATGATctgaaaaattggaaataagaaaacaattaaaaaaaataagattcaaacaaaaacaatcagctacaaaaagagttaatttaatgaaatacattCAGAAAAGTTTCATTACATgattgataaaaagaattaaaagaatttttatttctctatattGAATAAATGAGTAATTTCACACCAGATCTATCAATTTTGGACCGATCTCCCCttcgattttaatgaaattcagtGCAATGATCATACATGGTAAAGCTAGAAATTCTAccaatatttagatttttaataagaaaatcatCCAAGTAAGGGCatagaaaaatctaatttttttaaatacaaaatgacAAACTTGTATGCATATAAATGgtcataattttttccttaattgaagaaaaagaaaatttcaaacaccATTGCAAAGATAAGAAATTGACCTTTCAATTCATATCCTATTTGAtcatcttaataataaatagaaatcgtttaaaaatagagtttagactctattttaaaatgcaatctaATGTTTGTTgcttgtttgtttgctttttaaagataaaaagaaaacttaaataaaaaataatctgcaatGCCCACTGCAACGCTGAAAGCTTTCTGTTAATGGATAtacaaatataagaaataattaagattgaaagaaaagaatttttttttattaattaagtttttaatttaaattaatgcaaattaagATAGAAGTACAATTTAATTCAGTGGGTTGTTAAAGCTATTACATCATTTTCCTgttaattttcctaatttttaattttcttttataataattttttattatttccttcatttcaaatccttttaaataatatctgttTCCTTTGAGTTATTATCCTGTatctatctctctctctctctctctctatatatatatatatacagagtgTAAAAAAAGCTAGGAACAGTCCGgatttcaagaaatataaatcagatttttaaaaaaaagtagaagtagaggcatttaatactttttaaatgctatatttcttaaaagctattttataaTAGCAAACTTGATTCCCCTCCTACACCCTAGGGTGGTGTGGAGGTaactttgaaatcttaaatatgaaCCCCTATTTTTTTCGATCTGATGGGTGTCAAGATACCGCCATTTTAAAAACCTAGTGATCCATTTCCATCTTTTTTTGGTTATAGCCCCtaactaaaacaaaatgcataaaTCGGTAGGTTCAATAGAGTTACTTTTTCAGGAGAATacaaatctgcaataaaaaacgtaagttaatatttaagatttcaaagttTCAGCCACCCTTCACTAGGAAGATTGAGTTTGGTATCATTggagagtttttaaaaaaatattggatgcacctattttcattttttcaatccAATGTATATTTGATCatttctgaacttttttttaaaccctcttttataaatattatctaaaaaaataaacaattatttatcttttaaacaatatttaggtctttttgatatttttaaaaaaaaatattttcgaactttccttaataaagaatttccaaagaaaaataaatagcttaaaaatgcGCTAAAAAATCGCACGAGAATTTGGAtccacaaaaatgaaaaatctataAGAACTAAGACCAACTTTTAGGAGCCAGAATGTTATAAAAACAGAAGTATCATGACagctttttgcttttattttgttttactaaaatcaGCAGCTATGCTCTTTTTAGGGGCCAGAGCAACTTAGCACAAGTGATATTAAGACCCCCACAGTAGgaagcataaataaaaagcagTAGTAATCAAAGTGAAGAATATAAAcacaaagaaaagtaattattcaaaaaatggatagtacaaaaaatattcacttaatatatttcaatacaaaatataaaaaaacaccaGTTCTCTTAAAAAAGcttatacagtacagaacccgttatccggaattcagaaaaccggaaaaccaaaaaaccggaacgaaattcgataaattttcccgcaatttaaacaaaaatttttttttttcctcataagatattaggatttttctttcttttttgaaagatgtttaccttaccatcatttcagaaataatcattagtgtattacctcatcgttttttcttatttttaagattatttccaaataattttttttttagttgggtttaacactaaaaaaaaacggctttttgtagcgattcagaaaaccggaaaaatcagatatccggaatagcgatagtcccgatcgttccggataatcggttctctactgtacattaattctttaaaataaagcttaataaactaaacttgtaagaaaaaaaaattacaacaatattTGGACTATCAATGaagacaagaaataaaatatttaaacattattcataACAGTTATAACACAGAATGGTTCATACTCCTTGTGTGAATATTGCAGGATTACCACTTTCTAACATTTCTTCTAATTCATCGTTTGTTGTAACTTTTCCAGCTAAAAGTAAAAGTGATTTTTGagattaagaaaatttgtatctaaattgaaattagttgcaaaatttatgaaagtcgccaaacataaatcaataaataaacaaagtacAAAGATTTAGTAAGTTAGggagatgttgaaaataaaggatttgaaataaattttgtcacaaTGTAATATTAAGAACTAAGGAAATTTTTCTGAACAGGCTGAAACATTAGTAAGAGAGGGTGACTATTAattcactgttaaaaatatttgacagtAATTGACATTAATGTCTATAATGAGAtacaaaaattgtgttaatattgaagaaaaatttattttgataacacttatttttatgtaaaaaataattgcaacatAAAAAGATATTCAACAGTTGTgatgcaaaacaatttttaaaaacaatctaatgatactttgatttttgtttaaaaaaaggcttggatataaaaaaaaagattttaaaaaaaatgaatttttgaacatgatcttatttcataaaaatgttagtgctaagacattaaaattaaaataagtaacaagGTAAAATGTAAGTGAAATTAGGATTTCAAGTTTATGCAGAAAATATGGAGAAACatcttgcaattaaaataagttgCTTAAGTTACCTTCCGTTAAAAACACgtgaacatttataaaatgtagtGTTCACTTGCTAATGACTTCTTAAGATGACAAAGTTTTCTCAACAATTGAATACTGATTATTACTCAGTTccttaattagatttaaaaaggaATCTTGTAATACAAATGACCTCTTGTAAAGCCATCTTAAgatttcagtgatttttttctctttccattaactcatttaaaatgatgaaacggaaattgaaaattatgaacacaCACAATCTATCAATAggtatgaaacaaataaaattgaaaagtttatttacttatttctagTTGTCTTTGAATACGAGCTTTGCAACGTTCCCTATAATCTGTTTGAGTCTTGTTATAGTCTGTCATAACTTCAACAAACTTTTGAGACAACATAGAATGCTAAGAATAAAAGCAgataaattagtttgaaaaaataagtattctCTAAACAActatgaaaaagtttaaaacaaaatgaagttACTAAAACAGCTAAATGTCtgtataaaaatgtcaaatagaGATGTTAGACATAGGGTCATCAATGCTGGAGATCTGATTTGGATGAAAGTTATGTTATTTATTCtggtaaatatttgattagGTAGAATAATTAGGAGTTCACATAACAGAAtcaattatctaatttatagaatagataaatatattgaataaatgatGTTTTATTGCTATTGCAatgtcaataaatatatttaagtaatgccagtatcaaaaaaaaaaaaaatgNAGTAAtgccagtaaaaaaaaaaaaaaaatgaataattgcaAAGATAACAGGGTTTTCCAAACTGGGATCAGCTCACAAAAACATTGGATATTTTTCAGATCGAGCTCACTTGCAAATAGTTCATCTTAGgagacttttttatttcattttatatcattaagtAAGGATCCCTAGTAAGGTAAAGTAAGGGATTAAGTTCACATTACATTTCCAATCAATTTACTTGGAAGTAATGTAATTAGTTGGATTACGGATCTTAACATCATTCAGTATTCTTTATATAAATAGNTTATATCATTAAGTAAGGATCCCTAGTAAGGTAAAGTAAGGGATTAAGTTCACATTACATTTCCAATCAATTTACTTGGAAGTAATGTAGTTAGTTGGAAAACTTGCTTTATAAGTTTAACCTAGCAACTGATGGAAACACAATTATGGATCTTAACATCATTCAGTATTCtttatataaatagaatattatcCATGAAAATgcatcgatttttttaaatcgattttaaaataaaatatattaatgttaagataatattaaagatattattGAAGACAGTTAAAACGTACTTGATGCAGtcacaaattaaaatgtatttagtaccATTTCCAATggaattttagtaaaaaatgctttattcatttttttattgattctaaaattatacataagtaaagaacaaatttaatatgtgaaattaaattgaaaagtctAACTAACAAtgcaataaaactaaatacagCATATCaataaccaatattttttgcacaattacaaaaaacaaaaaatttgataagttcTAATAGATCAAAGAAAAGTCTAACAATTTTGCAATGAttaactaaacataaaaaaaacaagatattttttaacactttttcatgtttataaCTAAAGTGACAAACAAttttgtacataaataaaaaaagatatttaaaattaaatctgaaaatattcttttataaataaaacaatgagtTCAAATTTTAAGACTTGTTTCCAACATCTataaacatttcagaaaataaaataaagaactttttagtGTTAGATATGCAAATATGCTACacagtataaattaaaacattgagTAAAACATAATATATGAATTTCAAAGGCACAAAACTACTTAAACACACTCAAATcacctttttctttaaaaaaaaaaaaaaaatttatacgaaaATTCCAAATCCAATAATCAGTTTCAATAATCAAACTAACAAAGctctaaaattaaacaaatattcataattacaaGATTTACAATTCATAAGACCGGAAGATAGTACAATTCATAAGACCGATTTTACAAATGAGTTGTTTGAAACCATTTATATAACCAGCTATGTTGGTGAATTGATACTAAAGAAATCTAGAAGTGTCACAAATTATCTAAGAAATAGTCAGCTAGTAGTCAGTAAGATAATGTTTGCAAGTCACATTAGACAGACTCACTCAcatttaatcacattttaacTGAATGttagacaaaattaataaactgagaaaGATCACAATAAAACTGGTTATACAATGgagttcaataaaaaatgggaatcttactaaaatgtttgttattaaagttaagaaagactagttttaattgaaactttaaattaagataaaacctaaataatatcaaataaaaaaagttaaaagtggttatcttttttaattattataaaaaagataactACATAAAACATACTTGCGTTTTGCGTATCCTGAAATCTGCTGACATCATACTTGTCTGCTCTAATTGTTCAATATTCTGTTCCATAACTataagaaatggaaaaatatgtaaattttcatttaaaatgaatcaatagtaaagtgaaagttaaaaacaaaagatattttgaaaaacacgaacagaaattttttgttgttcatATAGAGAATGATGCTCAGTTCGTATTTAAAAATTGGCTGCTGATTCGGTACAGCCTTTAcctaaatatgcaaatttgtaACTCAAAATATAACAGACCTCCACTAATCCTAACTAATTCAGACCGATACTTGGTTGCGTTACTGGAAATGCAGAACAGTTTAGAAActcatgaaaatataaatagattcttcatatttttaccaaaacaagaatttttacaaaaattctgcAGTGACTCTTGATAATAGTTAAAAACACTAAAAGAAACACTTAACTTCTTATCATAAGCACTTCTACAGCAAACATGCATCATTCCATAAATCCACAGCATCCAAATGGGCTTACTAACTCACGTTATTCGGTGAATCGCACTCAGTTTAaattggatttaattttttgtggtaACTGTGGAACGTCGCTAAAAGACAAAATTGTCAACTGAAATGTTAGACtttctgatatttaataattaacatttcttaAGTAAATCATCtgcgatttatttttttaacgtagtTTGACTGGCATTAAAGTTACATAAATTATCCAGTAGTATAAATAATGCGATCAATAAGACTAGTTCTCCACTTTTTTTCCTGCCATGCCATTCTAAAAGTGAATTATAAAAGATTACACTGCGGAATCTCTGTCCTTATACAACTCTGTAACAATGATGTTAGAATAATGTTTACGATCCAAGATCCAATCCTAAGCGATCATACCACCTGTATTGTATTGTGATCGTACCACCTAGTTACAATTTACTGCTTAAAGTTACAATTTACTTTAAGTAAATTGTATTTAGAAAGTTATCATACCTTTTAATTTTGCTCGTACTCTATTGGCGGTTTTCTTAATATCAGCCATAAGATCTTCCAATTCTTGTTTAACCTCTAAAAATGGTGCATAacattaattcaaaaacaattacacAATCTCCTTATCtactttataagtaaaaatataaaagaaatatatttatttcgtcTTTCACAGCTAGAAGTCAGTATCACcaacttttcttatttactagatttttactcaaaattctgaatttatgctaaatatttattgtaataaagtgttattaaaatatattacactcCTTATTATTTCTGTGAGGATAATTCATCCTTTGTTATTACTAAGACAATCATCTTCCTCATCATCAGTTTTTCATGTAGGAAGATTTAAGAAATAAGTTGTCAGGGAACAGCAAATTCTTGGCAGAAGGTTTATTGtaattgaaatgttaaattacTTGAAGATCATCCGGAGAccatgcagaatttttttttttagtggtgttaaaataatatttaaaagttatatttttaaccataGAATATTACATGTGGTCATTTCAATAACGAAATTCAGAACgaatcaataaagaaaatttaagaactgGTTCAGAATCTGGATAATAGAGAAtcattaaatgctttaatttaggataatttattataattcttaaacatttatGACATTGCACAAAAGTAACTTCTTTTAGATGTAACTTATTCctttgtttgtaaaataaaataaaaaattttaaaccagttTTAAGGATTAACTAGTGCCCTTGTTGTGTGCaagcattttttactttatttttaacaaaaattagattaaaagcgTTTAATATGAAACACCCTGTATCTTATTAAGATAGcagttgttaaaataaaataaaagctcaaAGAACTATCAtagaaacagtaaaaattttaaatagcagaaatacagctttaaaaaatttctcattaaaattaaatttttatcaaatattttagatttactaGTATGTATTTAAGAAGTTAATTGGGAAACGAATACAAAAGGattttgtataacttttttaatttttaaaaaaaatgacacggAGGCaattgttcttttcttttaatcagttattattataagttaaaaaaagcgTAACAAAATTGCgataactttaaaacatttataaaaaaataacaagttttaatttctcctgagacgatttttaaaaatagacggttaaacatttaaaaaataaacgaagtcagttaaagaaaaagtaataatttctcTACTTATCATAACTTcaccaaaatttcatttttcaattattttgtaactagtcattgcttaaaaaaatttttttttaatgagataaaattttaaactaaatacattatatttcataaaatgcacTACGAagagaactgaaaaaaatagtggcgatttttttcaggaaagatatttttttaaaaaattatacataaaactcCATAACAAAGTTGTTTCGCAAGATTTCTTAACATActtacagtttatttaaataagttttttaaaaaagaaactaaaataaaaataaagaaaaaaaattatttctaattgcataaaagtattttacaagtatttaattagaaaatttaaaaaattctttcttttctttaataaaaaattgtataatctcTAAAGTTACGgaactaaattaatatatacaaaaaataataagaataatttcaattcacagataaactaaaataaaaaagtataaacctAATAAACCacacaaagaaaatttcattttcataaataaaaaaataaataaagaattaatagataatttattagctccataaaaatattagataattttttatcttcgaaaaatgtaaacaaatcataaattaaaataattactttcatcTGTTTGTGGGGCTGAAAGAATAGCGCTGTGTTTCTTTTTAACTTCTTCAACATTTCCTTGTATTTTTTCGATATTCTCCCTGATTTCTTCAACCTGCAATGAAAATCTTACATTAAACACAATCAATAAaagctaataataaaaaggCTGCTCTAATTGCATAAAACAttctatcattaaatttttttccctccatttCAAAGATAATCTATCTTCATTATTCCGTTTAATCAATTTTAGCAAGGAGaacaaaaagatattaattagttgataaaaaataagagagCATCGATATTTcgtctaattataaattttttttattttttattaaattatcacttTGAGAATTACGAAGTAAGTTTcatcacaaataattaaaatagttttagtaaATTAGTCATGGAAAAACAATTGTGTTTGTTAAAATTGAAGACATCatgattaactttaatttttaaattaagtgctaaaaaaaattttttatagcaaaatccAAAGCCTGATTATcatttgggagaaaaaaatatttctaggcagaaaaaaaaagcagttttgtGGGGCCAGTGGTGTAGTTTCGGGGAGGGTTTGGGGGACAAAACCCTCTCCG
Above is a window of Parasteatoda tepidariorum isolate YZ-2023 chromosome 5, CAS_Ptep_4.0, whole genome shotgun sequence DNA encoding:
- the LOC107457020 gene encoding syntaxin-1A isoform X2, which gives rise to MFKIFLKKNRERRIVKREKSSIPFLSRSIAQGDDDVAVNVEDTRGNGFMEEFFAEVEEIRENIEKIQGNVEEVKKKHSAILSAPQTDEKVKQELEDLMADIKKTANRVRAKLKVMEQNIEQLEQTSMMSADFRIRKTQHSMLSQKFVEVMTDYNKTQTDYRERCKARIQRQLEITGKVTTNDELEEMLESGNPAIFTQGIIMETQQAKQTLADIEARHADIIKLETSIRELHDMFMDMAMLVESQGEMIDRIEYHCEHARDYIETAVQDTKKALAYQSKARRKKIMIMICVIILVVILVSTLGGVLGM
- the LOC107457020 gene encoding syntaxin-1A isoform X5 — encoded protein: MEEFFAEVEEIRENIEKIQGNVEEVKKKHSAILSAPQTDEKVKQELEDLMADIKKTANRVRAKLKVMEQNIEQLEQTSMMSADFRIRKTQHSMLSQKFVEVMTDYNKTQTDYRERCKARIQRQLEITGKVTTNDELEEMLESGNPAIFTQGIIMETQQAKQTLADIEARHADIIKLETSIRELHDMFMDMAMLVESQGEMIDRIEYHCEHARDYIETAVQDTKKALAYQSKARRKMICLIITGIIVLIIVIIIIVYSAGGFN
- the LOC107457020 gene encoding syntaxin-1A isoform X4 gives rise to the protein MTKDRLAALKAAQGDDDVAVNVEDTRGNGFMEEFFAEVEEIRENIEKIQGNVEEVKKKHSAILSAPQTDEKVKQELEDLMADIKKTANRVRAKLKVMEQNIEQLEQTSMMSADFRIRKTQHSMLSQKFVEVMTDYNKTQTDYRERCKARIQRQLEITGKVTTNDELEEMLESGNPAIFTQGIIMETQQAKQTLADIEARHADIIKLETSIRELHDMFMDMAMLVESQGEMIDRIEYHCEHARDYIETAVQDTKKALAYQSKARRKKIMIMICVIILVVILVSTLGGVLGM
- the LOC107457020 gene encoding syntaxin-1A isoform X1, with translation MFKIFLKKNRERRIVKREKSSIPFLSRSIAQGDDDVAVNVEDTRGNGFMEEFFAEVEEIRENIEKIQGNVEEVKKKHSAILSAPQTDEKVKQELEDLMADIKKTANRVRAKLKVMEQNIEQLEQTSMMSADFRIRKTQHSMLSQKFVEVMTDYNKTQTDYRERCKARIQRQLEITGKVTTNDELEEMLESGNPAIFTQGIIMETQQAKQTLADIEARHADIIKLETSIRELHDMFMDMAMLVESQGEMIDRIEYHCEHARDYIETAVQDTKKALAYQSKARRKMICLIITGIIVLIIVIIIIVYSAGGFN
- the LOC107457020 gene encoding syntaxin-1A isoform X3; translation: MTKDRLAALKAAQGDDDVAVNVEDTRGNGFMEEFFAEVEEIRENIEKIQGNVEEVKKKHSAILSAPQTDEKVKQELEDLMADIKKTANRVRAKLKVMEQNIEQLEQTSMMSADFRIRKTQHSMLSQKFVEVMTDYNKTQTDYRERCKARIQRQLEITGKVTTNDELEEMLESGNPAIFTQGIIMETQQAKQTLADIEARHADIIKLETSIRELHDMFMDMAMLVESQGEMIDRIEYHCEHARDYIETAVQDTKKALAYQSKARRKMICLIITGIIVLIIVIIIIVYSAGGFN